The proteins below are encoded in one region of Segatella copri:
- a CDS encoding 2-isopropylmalate synthase, translating to MSDRLYIFDTTLRDGEQVPGCQLNTVEKIQVAKQLEQLGVDVIEAGFPISSPGDFNSVVEISKAVTWPTICALTRAVEKDIDCAAEALQYAKHKRIHTGIGTSDSHIKYKFNSTREEIIERAVAAVKYAKKYVEDVEFYAEDAGRTDNEYLARVVEAVVKAGATVVNIPDTTGYCLPDEYGDKIKYLMEHVDGIDKARLSTHCHNDLGMATANTLQGVLNGARQVEVTINGIGERAGNTSLEEIAMILKCHKHINIDTNINTTKIIPTSRMVSSLMNMPVQPNKAIVGRNAFAHSSGIHQDGVLKNVQTYEIIDPKDVGLDDNAIVLTARSGRAALKYRLHVNGVEINDEEKLDKIYKKFLQLADKKKEVTDEDVLMLAGADSADKHGVQLDWLQVTTGKGVKSVASIGLDIAGQKFEAASSGNGPVDAAINALKKVITKEMNLKEFTIQAIDKGSDDVGKVHMQVEYDGHVYYGFGADTDIVTASVEAYIDCINKFKVR from the coding sequence ATGAGTGACAGATTATACATTTTCGACACGACCCTCCGCGATGGCGAACAGGTTCCGGGATGTCAGTTGAACACAGTTGAGAAGATTCAGGTGGCAAAGCAACTGGAGCAGTTGGGCGTGGATGTAATTGAGGCTGGATTTCCTATATCAAGTCCGGGCGACTTCAATTCAGTGGTAGAAATCTCTAAGGCTGTAACCTGGCCTACTATTTGTGCACTTACCCGTGCCGTAGAAAAAGATATTGATTGTGCTGCTGAGGCTTTGCAGTATGCCAAGCATAAGAGAATCCATACCGGTATCGGTACCAGCGACAGTCATATCAAGTATAAGTTCAATTCTACCCGCGAGGAAATCATCGAACGTGCTGTAGCTGCTGTCAAGTATGCTAAAAAGTATGTTGAGGACGTAGAGTTTTATGCTGAGGATGCAGGCCGTACCGATAATGAGTATCTGGCTCGTGTCGTAGAGGCTGTTGTCAAGGCGGGTGCTACTGTAGTGAACATTCCTGATACTACAGGTTATTGTCTGCCTGATGAATATGGTGACAAAATCAAGTATCTCATGGAGCATGTTGATGGCATTGACAAGGCACGCCTTTCTACCCACTGTCATAACGACCTCGGTATGGCTACTGCCAATACCCTGCAGGGTGTTTTGAATGGTGCACGCCAGGTTGAGGTTACCATCAATGGTATCGGTGAGCGTGCAGGTAATACTTCGCTCGAAGAGATTGCCATGATTCTGAAGTGTCACAAGCATATCAATATTGATACCAACATCAATACCACTAAAATTATTCCTACCTCACGCATGGTGAGCAGCCTGATGAATATGCCTGTCCAGCCAAACAAGGCTATCGTGGGTCGTAATGCATTTGCTCATTCTTCCGGTATCCATCAGGATGGTGTCTTGAAGAATGTTCAGACTTACGAAATCATTGATCCTAAGGATGTGGGATTGGATGACAATGCTATCGTATTGACAGCCCGTTCTGGTCGTGCTGCATTGAAGTACCGTCTCCATGTCAATGGCGTAGAGATTAATGATGAGGAGAAGCTCGACAAGATTTACAAGAAGTTCCTCCAACTGGCTGATAAGAAGAAGGAAGTTACCGATGAGGATGTTTTGATGCTTGCCGGTGCTGATTCTGCTGATAAGCATGGTGTTCAGCTCGACTGGTTGCAGGTTACTACAGGTAAGGGCGTGAAGAGCGTGGCAAGTATCGGTCTTGATATTGCAGGTCAGAAGTTTGAGGCTGCATCATCTGGTAATGGTCCGGTAGATGCTGCTATCAATGCTCTCAAGAAGGTCATCACCAAGGAGATGAACCTCAAGGAGTTCACCATCCAGGCTATCGACAAGGGCTCTGATGATGTGGGCAAGGTTCACATGCAGGTAGAATACGATGGTCATGTATATTATGGCTTCGGTGCAGATACCGACATCGTTACGGCTTCTGTTGAGGCTTACATCGATTGTATCAACAAGTTCAAGGTAAGATAA
- the leuC gene encoding 3-isopropylmalate dehydratase large subunit, which produces MNTLFDKIWDKHVVQIVEDGPTQLYIDRLYCHEVTSPQAFAGMRARGLKMFRPDQIFCMPDHNTPTHDQDKPIEDPISKKQVDTLATNTADFGVTHFAMNTKDNGIIHVVGPEKGLSLPGMTIVCGDSHTSTHGAMGAVAFGIGTSEVEMVMASQCILQSKPKSMRISINGKLSKGVTAKDVALYLMSQLTTSGATGYFVEYSGDVVKDMSMEGRLTLCNLSIEMGARGGFVAPDETTFEYIKGREYAPKGEEWDKAVAYWKTLKSGDDAVFDKELTFEAKDIEPRITYGTNPGMGIGITGNIPTLDEIPEEEQAGFKKSLNYMGFQPGEKLEGHPIDYVFLGACTNGRIEDFRAFASLVKGKKKADGVTAWLVPGSWLVDKQIREEGIDKIVEAAGFEIRQPGCSACLAMNDDKIPAGKYSVSTSNRNFEGRQGPGSRTILASPYVAAAAAITGKITDPREFM; this is translated from the coding sequence ATGAATACATTATTCGACAAGATTTGGGACAAGCACGTTGTCCAGATTGTAGAAGACGGCCCTACACAGCTTTACATCGACCGTCTCTACTGTCACGAAGTAACATCACCTCAGGCATTCGCTGGTATGCGAGCACGCGGACTCAAGATGTTCCGTCCAGACCAGATTTTCTGTATGCCTGACCACAATACTCCTACTCACGATCAGGATAAACCAATCGAGGATCCTATCTCAAAGAAGCAGGTAGATACCTTGGCAACGAATACCGCTGATTTCGGTGTTACTCACTTTGCCATGAACACAAAGGATAATGGTATCATCCACGTAGTAGGTCCTGAGAAGGGTCTTTCTCTTCCAGGTATGACCATCGTCTGCGGTGACTCTCATACTTCTACCCATGGTGCCATGGGTGCTGTAGCTTTCGGTATCGGTACTTCTGAGGTCGAGATGGTGATGGCTTCACAATGTATTCTCCAGAGCAAGCCAAAGTCTATGCGTATCAGCATCAACGGTAAGCTCAGCAAGGGCGTTACTGCCAAGGACGTTGCTCTCTATCTGATGAGCCAGCTCACTACTTCAGGTGCTACCGGTTACTTCGTTGAGTACAGTGGCGATGTAGTGAAGGATATGTCTATGGAAGGCCGTCTTACCCTCTGTAACCTCTCTATCGAGATGGGTGCCCGTGGTGGTTTCGTAGCTCCTGATGAGACAACATTCGAGTACATCAAGGGTCGTGAATATGCACCTAAGGGTGAAGAGTGGGACAAGGCTGTGGCTTACTGGAAGACCTTGAAGAGTGGCGATGATGCAGTCTTCGACAAGGAGTTGACTTTCGAGGCAAAGGATATCGAACCACGTATCACCTATGGTACCAACCCAGGTATGGGTATCGGCATTACCGGGAATATCCCAACTCTCGATGAGATTCCTGAGGAAGAGCAGGCTGGTTTCAAGAAGAGCCTCAACTACATGGGCTTCCAGCCAGGCGAGAAACTCGAGGGTCATCCTATCGATTATGTATTCTTGGGCGCATGTACCAATGGTCGTATTGAAGACTTCCGTGCTTTCGCTTCTCTTGTTAAAGGAAAGAAGAAGGCAGATGGTGTAACTGCTTGGCTTGTACCAGGTTCATGGTTGGTTGATAAACAAATACGTGAAGAGGGAATTGATAAGATTGTTGAGGCTGCCGGCTTCGAAATCCGTCAGCCTGGATGCTCTGCCTGCCTGGCAATGAACGATGATAAGATTCCTGCAGGCAAGTACTCTGTAAGTACATCCAACCGTAACTTCGAGGGTCGTCAGGGACCAGGTTCCCGCACCATTCTTGCCAGTCCATACGTAGCAGCTGCTGCCGCTATCACTGGTAAGATTACCGACCCAAGAGAGTTTATGTAA
- the leuD gene encoding 3-isopropylmalate dehydratase small subunit, with protein MKQKFNVITSSCIPLPLENVDTDQIIPARFLKAIDKEGMGDNLFRDWRYNADGTPKPDFVMNDPSYSGVILVAGKNFGSGSSREHAAWAIAGAGFRVVISSFFADIHKNNELNNLVLPVVVSEEFLKELFESIDKDHKTEVKVDLPNQTVTNLATGKSEHFEINGYKKHCLENGLDDVDFLVQNRDKVEAWEAKNK; from the coding sequence ATGAAACAGAAATTCAATGTAATTACATCAAGCTGCATTCCTCTTCCTTTGGAGAATGTAGATACAGACCAGATCATCCCAGCCCGTTTCCTCAAGGCCATCGATAAAGAGGGCATGGGCGACAACCTCTTCCGCGACTGGCGCTACAATGCCGACGGAACTCCAAAGCCAGACTTCGTGATGAACGACCCATCTTACAGTGGTGTCATCCTCGTAGCTGGCAAGAACTTCGGTTCCGGTTCTTCCCGTGAGCATGCTGCCTGGGCTATCGCAGGTGCAGGCTTCCGTGTAGTCATCAGTTCTTTCTTTGCTGATATCCACAAGAACAACGAGTTGAACAACCTCGTATTGCCAGTAGTAGTAAGCGAGGAATTCCTGAAGGAACTCTTCGAGAGCATCGACAAGGATCACAAGACAGAGGTGAAGGTAGATCTTCCTAACCAGACCGTGACCAATCTTGCTACCGGCAAGAGCGAGCACTTCGAAATCAACGGCTACAAGAAACACTGTTTGGAGAATGGTTTGGACGATGTAGACTTCCTCGTTCAGAACCGCGACAAGGTTGAGGCTTGGGAAGCTAAAAACAAGTAA
- a CDS encoding alpha-isopropylmalate synthase regulatory domain-containing protein: MNVNAKRDNSRIKEIEIMDCTLRDGEQTNGVSFLPHEKLMIARMLLHDINVDRIEVASARVSEGEKDAVARICRYAKTIGKLDSVEVLGFVDNNKSVDWIAECGGHVINLLAKGSYKHCTQQLKMSPEEHLAHIKQTIDYALSKGFTVNLYLEDWSSGMRDSRDYLFMMMDELVKLPIKRFLLPDTLGILNPLQCVEYMRQMVRRYPNSHFDFHAHNDYDLAVSNSLAAVLSGAKGLHVTVNGLGERCGNAPLASVQVILKDMFEAKTNIKEDRLNDISRLVEGYSGIAVAPNTPVVGDNVFTQVAGVHADGDNKDKLYCNDLVPERFGRHREYALGKNSGKANIVQNLNELGLELTPEQTKAVTKRITELGDRKELVTQDDLPYIVSDVLKHGAPEDKVKLVSYMVSTSYGLKPIASVKVEIEGKEYEDRSSGDGQYDAFVKALRNIYKVKLGKTFPKLDNYQVTIPPGGRTDALVQTVITWREGDRIWRTRGLDADQTEAAIKATLKMINMYEADKSDEQAVSPRNLDME; this comes from the coding sequence ATGAACGTTAACGCAAAGAGAGATAATTCCCGCATCAAGGAGATTGAGATCATGGACTGCACGCTGCGCGACGGCGAGCAGACCAATGGTGTCAGTTTTCTTCCTCACGAGAAGTTGATGATAGCAAGAATGCTGTTGCACGACATCAATGTAGATCGTATTGAGGTGGCTTCAGCGCGTGTGTCAGAAGGTGAAAAGGATGCTGTCGCTCGAATTTGCCGTTATGCTAAGACTATAGGTAAACTGGATTCCGTTGAGGTATTGGGATTCGTGGATAACAACAAGAGTGTGGATTGGATTGCTGAATGCGGCGGTCATGTCATCAACCTCTTGGCTAAGGGTAGCTACAAGCACTGCACCCAGCAACTCAAGATGTCGCCTGAGGAGCATCTCGCTCATATTAAGCAGACCATCGACTATGCTTTGAGCAAGGGATTCACCGTGAATCTCTATTTGGAGGACTGGTCGAGCGGTATGCGTGACAGTCGTGACTATCTCTTCATGATGATGGATGAGTTGGTAAAACTGCCTATCAAGCGCTTCCTTCTTCCTGATACGTTGGGTATTCTGAACCCATTGCAGTGTGTGGAGTATATGCGCCAGATGGTGCGCCGTTATCCGAATTCTCACTTCGACTTCCATGCCCATAACGACTACGATCTGGCTGTGAGCAACTCGCTGGCTGCCGTATTGAGCGGCGCCAAGGGTCTTCACGTTACCGTGAATGGTCTGGGTGAGCGTTGTGGCAATGCACCATTGGCAAGTGTTCAGGTGATTCTGAAAGACATGTTCGAGGCAAAGACCAATATTAAGGAAGACCGTCTGAACGATATTTCCCGATTGGTTGAAGGATATAGTGGCATTGCCGTGGCTCCGAATACTCCGGTAGTAGGAGACAACGTCTTTACCCAGGTAGCTGGTGTGCATGCCGATGGTGACAACAAGGACAAGCTTTATTGCAACGACCTAGTACCTGAGCGTTTCGGCAGACATCGTGAGTATGCGTTGGGTAAGAACTCTGGTAAGGCGAATATCGTGCAGAACCTCAATGAACTGGGATTGGAACTGACGCCTGAGCAGACCAAGGCGGTGACCAAGCGAATCACAGAACTCGGTGACCGCAAGGAACTGGTAACCCAGGACGACCTGCCATACATCGTGAGTGATGTTTTGAAGCATGGAGCTCCAGAGGATAAGGTGAAACTGGTAAGTTACATGGTATCAACCTCATACGGTTTGAAGCCTATCGCCAGCGTGAAGGTAGAAATAGAGGGTAAGGAGTATGAAGACCGTAGCTCTGGTGATGGTCAGTATGATGCCTTCGTGAAAGCCCTCCGCAATATCTACAAGGTGAAGCTCGGCAAGACCTTCCCTAAGCTCGACAACTATCAGGTAACCATCCCACCTGGTGGCCGTACCGATGCCCTCGTTCAGACCGTCATTACCTGGCGTGAAGGTGACCGTATCTGGCGCACCCGAGGCTTGGATGCTGACCAGACAGAAGCAGCTATCAAGGCAACGCTGAAGATGATTAATATGTATGAGGCAGATAAGAGCGACGAACAGGCTGTATCGCCTCGAAATCTGGATATGGAATAA
- the leuB gene encoding 3-isopropylmalate dehydrogenase, which produces MKLNIAVLAGDGIGPEIMKQGVAVMQAIAEKFNHEFTYNEAICGAHAIDEVGDPFPEETFKTCMDADAVLFAAVGDPRFDNNPTAKVRPEQGLLAMRKKLGLFANVRPVATFDCLLHKSPLKDELLKGADFVVIRELTGGMYFGEKYQDNDKAYDTDIYTRPEIERILKVAFEFAMKRNKHLTVVDKANVLASSRLWRQIAKEMEPRYPEVNTDYMFIDNASMRVLTEPTFFDVIVTENTFGDILTDETSCITGSMGLQPSSSLGEHTPLFEPVHGSWPQAAGKNLANPVAQILSAAMLLEHFGLNEEGALIRKAVDASLDANVRTPEIQVEGGAQYGTTEVGAWIVNWIKNA; this is translated from the coding sequence ATGAAATTAAACATTGCAGTTCTCGCCGGTGATGGTATCGGACCAGAGATTATGAAGCAGGGCGTAGCAGTTATGCAGGCCATTGCAGAGAAGTTCAACCACGAGTTTACTTACAACGAGGCTATCTGCGGCGCTCACGCTATCGACGAGGTAGGTGATCCATTCCCAGAGGAGACCTTCAAAACTTGTATGGATGCTGATGCTGTACTCTTCGCAGCCGTTGGTGACCCACGTTTCGACAACAACCCTACAGCCAAGGTTCGTCCTGAGCAGGGCTTGCTTGCTATGCGTAAGAAGTTGGGCCTCTTCGCCAATGTTCGCCCAGTAGCCACATTCGATTGCCTGCTCCACAAGTCACCATTGAAGGATGAACTCCTGAAGGGTGCTGACTTCGTAGTTATCCGCGAGTTGACTGGCGGTATGTACTTCGGTGAGAAGTATCAGGATAACGATAAGGCATACGATACAGATATCTATACCCGTCCTGAGATTGAGCGCATCCTGAAGGTAGCTTTCGAGTTTGCCATGAAGCGCAACAAGCACCTAACAGTAGTAGATAAGGCAAACGTATTGGCATCTTCTCGTCTCTGGCGTCAGATTGCCAAGGAGATGGAGCCACGGTATCCTGAGGTAAACACCGATTATATGTTCATCGACAACGCTTCTATGCGCGTATTGACTGAGCCTACATTCTTCGATGTCATCGTTACAGAGAATACCTTCGGTGATATCCTGACCGATGAGACCTCTTGCATCACCGGTTCTATGGGCTTGCAGCCATCTAGCTCTCTCGGTGAGCACACACCATTGTTCGAGCCTGTTCATGGTTCATGGCCACAGGCAGCGGGCAAGAACCTGGCTAACCCAGTAGCTCAGATTCTTTCTGCAGCTATGTTGTTGGAGCACTTCGGCTTGAACGAGGAGGGCGCCTTGATCCGCAAGGCTGTAGATGCTTCTCTCGATGCCAATGTCCGCACACCTGAAATTCAGGTTGAGGGTGGTGCTCAGTATGGCACAACTGAGGTTGGCGCATGGATCGTTAACTGGATTAAAAATGCTTAA
- a CDS encoding tetratricopeptide repeat protein, producing MKSFYTLLLASMVSLSVSAQNVDADKARAAQNKTLRDSLSKATEVLAYHPDSINLRLKKAAWNIQLEQWQYAKDDLDKVLFLNNTNIAGLFYRAFVNEKLLRYNFARLDYQNLLVLVPGNFQAQLGLALLNEKDKHYTEAYDGINSLIEQYPDSAMAYAARGGMEKERGMLELAEFDYAKAMELDAGNEDFAFNHVDILILLGRKDEAYRDLKKLLDAGCQPGRLQGFYARLKKKKK from the coding sequence ATGAAAAGTTTTTATACATTATTATTGGCATCAATGGTTTCTTTGTCTGTATCTGCGCAGAACGTAGATGCCGACAAGGCACGTGCTGCTCAGAATAAAACCTTGCGCGATTCACTCTCCAAGGCTACAGAAGTGCTTGCATATCATCCCGACAGTATCAATCTGCGACTGAAAAAGGCTGCTTGGAATATCCAGCTGGAGCAGTGGCAATATGCCAAGGATGATCTTGATAAGGTACTCTTTCTGAACAATACCAATATCGCCGGTTTGTTCTATCGTGCCTTTGTCAATGAGAAGTTGCTCCGTTATAACTTTGCGCGTCTAGATTATCAGAATCTTCTGGTACTTGTTCCTGGCAACTTCCAGGCGCAACTCGGTCTGGCTTTGCTCAATGAAAAAGATAAGCATTATACCGAGGCTTACGATGGTATTAACAGTCTGATAGAGCAGTACCCTGACAGTGCGATGGCTTATGCTGCAAGAGGTGGCATGGAGAAGGAGAGGGGTATGCTTGAGCTGGCAGAGTTTGATTACGCCAAGGCGATGGAGTTGGATGCCGGTAATGAGGATTTTGCTTTCAATCATGTAGACATTCTGATTCTGCTTGGAAGAAAAGACGAAGCCTATCGTGATTTGAAGAAACTGCTCGATGCCGGTTGTCAGCCTGGCAGGTTGCAAGGTTTCTATGCAAGGTTGAAAAAGAAGAAAAAGTAG
- a CDS encoding metallophosphoesterase: MHKIIPYILVACCLCMVASCDTVFDVHPYDVQIDGDRNLNVTNIQKIEAAVKSKDTIRFAMISDSHQWLDDLKSEVNDINRRSDSLDFVIHCGDLTDFGATREFQLTRDHLQKLKIPFVALLGNHDCLGTGNQSYQKIFGNPDFSFIAGKVKFVCLNTNAIEFDYSRPVPNFDFMEEQVKADADDFSRTIVCMHAAPYSEQFNNNVAKVFNFYTHQFPGLMCCLYGHGHHTKQEDIYGDGIIYYQVANAAKHQYYIFTITPKDYRYEIIEF, translated from the coding sequence ATGCATAAAATTATTCCCTATATCCTGGTTGCCTGTTGTCTCTGTATGGTGGCATCCTGCGATACCGTCTTCGATGTTCATCCGTATGATGTGCAAATCGACGGCGATAGAAATCTGAATGTTACCAATATTCAGAAGATTGAGGCTGCAGTAAAGTCGAAAGATACAATCCGTTTTGCTATGATCAGCGATTCACACCAGTGGTTGGATGATTTGAAGAGTGAGGTTAATGATATCAATCGCCGCAGTGATTCCCTCGATTTCGTGATTCATTGTGGAGACCTTACCGACTTTGGTGCTACCCGTGAGTTTCAGTTGACCCGTGACCATCTTCAGAAGTTGAAGATACCTTTCGTGGCTCTGCTGGGTAATCATGACTGTTTGGGAACAGGTAACCAGTCTTATCAGAAAATCTTTGGTAATCCGGATTTCAGTTTCATCGCCGGTAAGGTAAAGTTTGTCTGCCTCAATACCAATGCCATAGAGTTTGACTATTCTCGCCCTGTACCTAATTTCGATTTCATGGAAGAGCAGGTTAAGGCAGATGCAGATGACTTTTCGCGTACCATTGTCTGTATGCATGCTGCCCCTTATTCAGAGCAGTTTAATAATAATGTAGCTAAGGTCTTCAATTTTTATACGCATCAATTCCCAGGTTTGATGTGCTGTCTTTACGGTCATGGTCATCATACCAAGCAAGAAGATATTTATGGCGATGGCATCATCTATTATCAGGTGGCCAATGCCGCTAAGCATCAGTACTATATATTCACCATTACTCCAAAAGATTATCGTTATGAAATTATTGAGTTTTAA
- a CDS encoding DegT/DnrJ/EryC1/StrS aminotransferase family protein, producing METEVKKIPYLDLKAINEPYEKEIKDAINKVVNSGWYLQGEAVKKFEKSYAQFIGTEYCISCANGTDALKLILMGELAIGKLQKGDEVIVPANTYFATVLAISSVGLTPVLVDANIDTLQIDDQLIEARITPKTKAIMIVHLYGKLAWTPKIAEICKKHHLLLFEDNAQGFGCSTTLSDSSEKPSKRRYTGNLSDAAAHSFYPSKNLGALGDAGAVTTNNRELAEAIMSLHEYGKIEDGIFRYQGVNSRMDEIQAAVLNVKLQYPENEQKARHRQIQLYLEHLDDDIKDRCIAAKLISPAHENVFHVFPFLTPKRDQLKAFLAENGVGTKIHYFCPPYLQPCYPEMNHLEFPVAKRIADEELSLPCNSSLNDEDIIRVSKLINLFLI from the coding sequence ATGGAAACAGAAGTAAAGAAGATTCCTTATCTCGACCTGAAGGCTATCAATGAGCCATACGAGAAGGAGATAAAGGATGCTATCAACAAGGTGGTCAACAGCGGATGGTATCTGCAAGGTGAAGCCGTAAAGAAGTTTGAGAAATCGTATGCACAGTTTATCGGTACTGAATACTGCATCAGCTGCGCTAACGGGACGGATGCGCTCAAACTGATACTGATGGGGGAACTGGCTATCGGAAAGTTGCAGAAAGGTGATGAGGTAATCGTGCCTGCCAACACTTATTTCGCTACCGTACTTGCCATCAGCAGCGTAGGACTGACACCTGTATTGGTGGATGCCAATATCGATACATTACAGATAGATGACCAACTGATAGAAGCCCGAATTACACCGAAGACCAAAGCCATCATGATTGTTCATCTCTATGGCAAACTGGCATGGACTCCAAAGATTGCTGAAATCTGCAAGAAGCATCATCTCTTGCTTTTCGAAGACAATGCGCAGGGATTCGGATGCTCCACTACTCTATCTGATTCTTCTGAAAAACCATCAAAAAGAAGATATACCGGAAATCTTTCGGATGCTGCTGCCCACAGTTTTTATCCTAGCAAGAATCTGGGAGCATTGGGAGATGCGGGAGCTGTAACTACCAATAACAGGGAATTGGCGGAAGCCATCATGTCACTACACGAATATGGAAAGATAGAAGACGGCATCTTCAGATACCAGGGCGTCAACTCGCGCATGGATGAGATTCAGGCTGCGGTACTGAATGTGAAACTGCAATATCCTGAGAACGAACAGAAAGCGAGACACAGACAGATACAGCTATACCTGGAACATCTGGATGACGATATCAAGGACAGATGCATCGCTGCGAAACTCATCTCTCCTGCTCATGAAAATGTTTTCCACGTTTTCCCTTTCCTTACCCCGAAGCGAGACCAACTGAAAGCATTTCTGGCAGAGAATGGGGTGGGTACAAAGATTCATTACTTCTGCCCACCCTATCTGCAGCCATGCTATCCGGAAATGAATCATCTGGAATTTCCGGTAGCTAAGAGAATAGCTGACGAAGAACTGAGTCTGCCTTGCAACTCATCGCTCAACGATGAAGATATCATCAGAGTAAGCAAACTCATCAACCTGTTCTTGATTTAA
- a CDS encoding sugar transferase, whose protein sequence is MIIQNKTETKNRNNRMERFVKRSTDILVSVPCLVLSSPLFVIISLAIKWEDGLPIIYKQERIGLHGKPFNIYKFRSMKADAEKDGPNLLEIEGDTRLTRVGKFIRAHHFDELPQLWNIVKGDMSLVGPRPERKYYIDQIMEHDPRYTYLYQIRPGATSYATLYNGYTDTMPKMLRRLSLDLYYLEHRSWWFDAKILFKTMTNIMFGKIF, encoded by the coding sequence ATGATCATACAAAACAAAACAGAAACCAAGAATAGAAACAACAGAATGGAGCGTTTTGTAAAACGTTCCACAGATATTCTTGTTTCTGTACCTTGTCTCGTTCTATCTTCTCCCCTATTTGTCATTATCTCCTTAGCTATCAAATGGGAAGATGGATTACCTATCATCTACAAGCAAGAACGTATAGGTTTGCACGGGAAACCTTTCAACATCTATAAGTTCAGATCTATGAAGGCTGATGCAGAAAAAGATGGTCCAAATCTACTGGAGATTGAGGGCGACACGCGACTCACACGTGTGGGAAAATTCATTAGGGCCCACCATTTTGACGAACTTCCACAATTGTGGAACATCGTAAAAGGCGATATGTCATTAGTCGGTCCCCGCCCAGAACGAAAATACTATATAGACCAGATTATGGAACATGACCCTCGATATACTTATCTGTATCAGATTCGTCCGGGTGCTACTTCTTATGCTACCCTATATAACGGATATACGGATACGATGCCAAAGATGTTGAGAAGATTGAGTCTTGACCTCTACTACCTGGAACACAGATCCTGGTGGTTTGATGCTAAGATTCTGTTCAAAACTATGACGAATATCATGTTTGGCAAAATATTTTAA
- a CDS encoding MraY family glycosyltransferase yields the protein MLTEILPIIGAFILSMTCGAFFIPSVLKICKKKKLYDIPTLRKVHSAPIPRLGGIAFIPSMMISAVAVLLIIATNNIQDKISLSMWSVGFILSLSIIYSVGIIDDLIGLNAKVKFVAQILAASIMPICGLQINDLYGLFGIYEIPSVVGIPLTILVFVFIDNALNLIDGIDGLATSLSIIALLGFFYCFIPYNLIAYEVMIAGLVGVLTVYLYYNMWGKVEKGTKIFMGDSGSLTLGFFLAFLFVKAIAVNPNIMPMSPKRVLIAYSLLIIPTFDVVRVVLHRIRNRKPIFDADKSHIHHKILAMGYNQHYTLFFIILLTLTFVGTNVILGYMNVGLTGILLIDIALYTMLHIGINQKIKLKKKVEK from the coding sequence ATGTTAACTGAAATATTACCAATCATAGGAGCATTCATACTGAGCATGACATGTGGTGCATTTTTCATTCCATCAGTGCTGAAAATCTGCAAGAAAAAAAAGTTGTATGATATTCCAACCCTAAGAAAAGTGCATAGCGCACCTATACCACGATTGGGTGGCATTGCATTCATACCAAGCATGATGATTTCAGCTGTGGCAGTATTGCTTATCATAGCTACAAATAATATTCAAGACAAAATCTCTCTCAGTATGTGGAGCGTAGGTTTTATCTTGAGTCTGTCGATTATCTACTCTGTAGGAATCATAGACGATTTAATCGGTCTTAATGCTAAAGTGAAATTTGTCGCTCAAATTCTCGCTGCCAGCATCATGCCTATATGTGGACTCCAGATTAATGACCTTTACGGACTGTTTGGAATTTACGAAATACCTTCGGTTGTTGGTATTCCTCTAACCATCCTTGTATTTGTGTTCATTGACAATGCACTCAATCTGATAGACGGCATTGATGGTTTGGCAACAAGTCTCTCCATCATTGCTCTGCTTGGTTTCTTCTATTGTTTCATACCATACAACCTGATTGCTTATGAAGTGATGATTGCAGGTTTGGTTGGCGTACTGACAGTATACCTATATTATAATATGTGGGGGAAAGTAGAAAAAGGAACCAAGATATTCATGGGTGATTCGGGCAGCTTAACGTTGGGATTCTTCTTGGCATTCCTATTTGTCAAAGCAATTGCCGTAAATCCCAATATTATGCCAATGTCTCCCAAACGCGTACTGATAGCATACAGTCTGCTCATCATACCTACTTTTGATGTCGTACGAGTAGTTTTACATCGCATCAGAAACAGAAAACCAATCTTTGATGCAGACAAAAGCCACATACATCACAAGATATTGGCTATGGGATATAACCAACACTATACGTTATTCTTTATCATCCTATTAACCCTAACTTTCGTTGGCACCAACGTAATACTTGGCTATATGAATGTAGGATTAACAGGTATCTTACTTATCGATATAGCCCTCTATACAATGCTACACATCGGTATCAATCAAAAAATCAAACTAAAGAAAAAAGTAGAGAAATGA